From a region of the Zingiber officinale cultivar Zhangliang chromosome 4B, Zo_v1.1, whole genome shotgun sequence genome:
- the LOC121975311 gene encoding phosphatidylinositol N-acetylglucosaminyltransferase subunit C-like translates to MEPSKWKKVAYGGMQPGYNDNYTDESFLEEMVMNANVVKRGMPKVMLDSVSITQYVCIVSLVVSVWAHTLSLHIDEISLLKLDIALLALGFSVLLLTARQLSIQLLSHYLLNISFFISGLYVLAPIYYTLTRSISSDSIVALTVSLLIIHLFLHDYSGSTIRPPGALKNPNLASNISLNASIVASVLVASRLPSRLHVFTIMLFSLQVFLFAPLITFCIKKYSNKVHLFFSFALMSMALSVVYQLHSMLFTLLLGLLFFISVVCPYWLIRIQEYKFEINGSWDEAKLCFDITE, encoded by the coding sequence ATGGAGCCTTCTAAGTGGAAGAAGGTGGCATATGGAGGGATGCAGCCGGGATATAATGACAACTACACTGATGAATCATTCCTTGAAGAAATGGTTATGAATGCTAATGTGGTAAAGAGGGGCATGCCGAAAGTGATGCTTGATTCCGTTTCCATAACTCAATATGTTTGCATTGTGTCTCTTGTGGTCTCTGTATGGGCTCATACATTGAGTTTGCACATTGATGAAATCTCTCTCCTTAAACTGGATATAGCTCTTCTTGCACTAGGATTTTCAGTCCTCTTGCTCACTGCAAGACAACTTTCCATCCAACTTCTCTCACATTATCTTCTTAATATTTCATTCTTCATCAGTGGATTATATGTTTTAGCACCAATATATTATACTCTTACTAGATCGATCAGTTCAGATTCAATAGTGGCATTGACTGTATCACTTCTCATAATTCATCTTTTCCTTCATGATTATTCTGGTTCCACGATAAGACCTCCTGGTGCTCTAAAGAATCCAAATTTGGCTAGTAATATCTCCTTGAATGCATCAATAGTGGCATCGGTTCTTGTGGCTTCTCGTCTTCCATCCAGACTTCATGTCTTTACCATAATGCTTTTTTCTTTGCAAGTCTTTCTTTTTGCACCACTTATCACATTTTGCATTAAGAAGTACTCCAATAAGGTACATCTGTTTTTTTCCTTTGCATTAATGAGCATGGCCTTGAGTGTGGTGTACCAGTTGCATAGCATGCTGTTTACACTATTGTTGGGCCTTCTATTCTTCATCTCTGTAGTTTGCCCTTACTGGCTTATAAGGATACAAGAATACAAATTTGAGATAAATGGTTCATGGGACGAGGCTAAGCTCTGCTTTGACATCACCGAGTAA